The stretch of DNA AGGTGGTACGAGGCGACGATCATGCCGCGACTGATCACCTGCGCCTGTTCGCAGGGGCAGGTGATGAAGCGCCGCGCGGCGGTTGTGCCGCGCGCGCGGGGCGATGTGTTCGAACTGGGCTGTGGGGGCGGGATCAACCATGCCTTCTACGACCCTGCGGCGATCACCTCCTATGCCGGGATCGATCCGCACGCTGGACTGCTCGAAGGGGCACGGGCGGCGGCGCGGGAGAAGGGCTGGGCGGCAGACCTGCGGCAGGGGCGGGGCGAGGCAATCCCCTTTGGCGACGCGCGCTTCGATTGCGTGGTGTGCACCTTCACGCTGTGTTCGGTGGACGATCCGGCGCAGGTCATGGCCGAGCTGCGGCGCATTCTGCGCCCCGGCGGCGAAGTGCTGTTCCTCGAACATGGCCGTGCGCCAGATGCCGTCGTGCGCGGGTGGCAGGAGCGGATCGAGCCCGTGTGGAAGAGGATTGCGGGCGGATGTCATCTGACCCGTCCGATTGCGGCTGCGCTTGCCGGCGCGGGCTTTTCGGTCGAGGCCTTGGGGGAGGGCTACACCCCAAAGGCGCCGCGCTTTGCCGGGTGGATGGAGTGGGGTGTCGCGCGGCGGGCGGATTGATCAGCGCAGCGGTGCGGCGGGCAATTCGCCCGCGTCGACCCGCCGCAGCAGCTCGGTCGCGATCGGCATGCCCGGCGACAGCGCCAGCGCGCGGCCGAGCCATTGGCGCATCGTCTCGGCCTCCTTGGCGCCGCGACCGCTCTTGGCGATCAGGCGGGCATAGCCGAAGCAGCCCATCGCCAGCCCGTCGTCACACGCCGCGCGGTAGGCCCCCGCCGCACGCTGCCATTCGCGCTGCACCGGCGCCTTGCGGTCGGGCTGGGCGGCAATCGCGCTGCCAGGGACCATCGGGCACACAAATCCGGGGTCATCGTCGCAGGCGAGGTGATAGAGTGCCGCGCCGCGCACTTTGTTGGTCTCGAGCCCGAAGCCGTGGTCGTAATGCCAGGCGAGGTTCTGGCAGCTGTCGTAATCCATCCGTTCGCAGCCGAGCAGCAGCGCCGCGTTGGCAGCCTCGGGATCGTTGCCGAGCTTCGCGTCGAGGTGGATGTCGTAGAGGCTGGCGACGCCGAAACAGGCCGCGCCCGTTCCGTCAACGCACAGCTGGCGCAGATTGGCCAGCGCTGTGCCATCCCCGCCCGCCGCCTCGCGCGACAGATGGAGGTAAAGATTGGTGCAGGCCTTGGGTTGGCCGAGCGTGCAGGCGCGGCGGTAGAAGGCGAGGCCTCTGCTCAGCTGCTCGGGCGTGGCCGTGCCGCGGTCCGTTTCGACCGCACGCAGTTCCTCGTGCCCAAGATTGTAGCAGGCCGCCGCGATATCAGCGTCGCAGGCGCGGGTGATCAGTTCGACGTAGCGCGCACGGTCGGGCGCGACACCCTCGCCATCGCGGTAGACGATCCCGAGTTCGTAGCAATCGACCGCACTGCCCGCATCGCAGGCTTCCTCCCACAGTTTGCGGGCGGCGGCGTAATCGCCCTTCTCATAGGCCGCCTGTGCTGCCGATTTGGCGGGCGGAGCGTTGGGGCGGGGAGACTGGGCAGCGACCGGAACGGCCAGCGTGAACGCGATGAGGGCGGCGGCAAAAGCGATCAAGAGCTCCTTTGCGCGCCGCCCGATCATCGGCTTATTGCCCGAAGGTGCGCTGCCACCAGCCACGGCGCGGTTCGCCGGCCGGGCCATCGGGCTGTTCGGGCGCTTCCTCGCTTGCGGGAGCACCGGCAGGCGCGGTCGCCTCAGCGGTTTCGGCCGGATCGGCCTCGGCCACCTTGGCCTTGCGCGGAGCGCGCTTGCGCTTGGGCTTTTCGGCCGGCGCGGGCTCGGCTTCGGCCTCGACGGTAGCGTCGGCAGCTTCCGCTGCGAGTTCCGGGGCGAGTTCGGCGGGCACATCCTCGGCCACCGGTTCCGCCACCTTCTTCTTGCGCGGCGCACGCACCCGCTTGGGCTTTTCAGCCGGGGCTTCGGGCGCGGGTTCGGGCGCAGATTCGACTGGCGCTTCGGACGCTGCTTCAGGTTCGGCTTGCTCAGCTTCCGCTGCCTCGGACTTCACCGAATCGTCACTGGCGACGCTCTCGCCGTTTTCGTCGGTATCGCCTTCATAGCTGCCATCGCGCCGCTTGCGACCGCGCCCGCCGCGACGGCGGCGCTTTTTCGGACGGCCCTCGCTGTCGGTCGCGCCATCGTCAGCCGTCGGCGTGTCGGTGCGGGCCTCACCCTCGTCGCTGCCAGCGTCGCCGTCACCGTCGGCGGATTCGCCGTCCTGCGTTTCGCCCTCGGCGCCTTCCTCGCGGTCGCGATTGCGGCCCCGTCCGCCCCGGCGACGGCGGCGCTTTTTCTTGCGCCCGCCATTGTCGTCGCTGCCATCGTCATTGTCGGCACGCTCGCGCCGGGGCTTGCGGGACGGACGCTGCTCGGCCTCGGCCTCGTCCTCGGCGAAGTCGTCCTCCTCCTCGGGCAGGTCGTCCTCGTCCTCGTCGATGATCGGTTCGAACTTGGGCGCCTGCGCCGGGCGCGGGCCCATGCTCGACACACTCATCTTCGCGCCTTCGTCCTCGCCTTCGGGGACGACTTCGACGCTGACGCCGTAGCGCTGTTCGATCTCGACCAGATCGGCGCGCTTTTCGTTGAGCAGGTAGATCGCCGCCTCGGTGCTCGCCGCGAGACGGATCTGCGTGCCCTTGCCCTTGGCCGCCTCGTCCTCGATCAGCCGCAGCGCCGAAAGGCCTGCGGAGGAGGCGGTGCGCACAAGGCCGGTGCCGTCGCAGTGCGGACATTCGCGGGTGGTCGCTTCGAGCACGCCGGTGCGCAGCCGCTGGCGGCTCATTTCCATCAGGCCGAACGAACTGATGCGGCCCACCTGAATGCGGGCGCGATCGTTCTTCAGCGCCTCCTTCATCGCCTTCTCGACCTTTCGAACATTGTTCGAATATTCCATGTCGATGAAGTCGATCACGACGAGGCCCGCCATGTCGCGCAGGCGCAGCTGGCGGGCGATTTCCTTGGCCGCTTCGAGGTTGGTGTGAAGCGCGGTCGCTTCGATCCCGTGTTCCTTGGTGGAACGGCCCGAGTTGATGTCGATCGACACCAGCGCCTCGGTCGGATTGATGATCAGATAGCCGCCGCTCTTGAGCTGCACCATCGGATCATACATCGCCTTGAGCTGGTCTTCCGCGCCATAGCGCTGGAACAGCGGCACCGGGTCGGAATAGGCCTTCACCCGCCGCGCGTGGCTGGGCATCAGCAGCTTCATGAAGGCCTTGGCCGACTTGTAGCCTTCCTCGCCCTCGACGACGACTTCCTCGATTTCCTTGTTGTAGATGTCGCGGATCGCGCGCTTGATGAGGTCGCTGTCCGAATGGATCAGCGCTGGCGCGACCGAGGCGAGGGTCTTCTCGCGGATCTCGTCCCACACACGGGCGAGATAATCGAAGTCGCGCTTGATCTCGGGCTTGGTGCGGCTCATGCCGGCGGTGCGCACGATCAGGCCCATGGTCTTGGGCAGCTTGAGGTCCGAAACCATGTCCTTCAGCCGCTTGCGATCGCTGGTCGAGCTGATCTTGCGGCTGATCCCGCCGCCGTGCGAGGAATTGGGCATCAGCACGGTGTAACGGCCCGCAAGGCTGAGATAGGTGGTCAGCGCCGCGCCCTTGTTGCCGCGCTCTTCCTTGACGACCTGCACCAGCAGCACCTGACGGCGCTGGATCACGTCCTGAATCTTGTAGCGGCGGCGCAGCGCCATGCGCTTGGCACGCACCTCGTCGACCTGCTTGGCGCGGCTGCGGCCACCCTTGTCGTTGCCGCCCTTGTCGCCGCCTTTACCCTGACGACGACGCCCGCGACCGCGACGGCCGCGGTCTTCGCCATTCTCTTCGGACGTTTCCTCTGAGTCGCCGCTGTCGTCCTCGCCGCCTTCCTCGTCGGACGCGCCATCCTCGATGGTGGCGACATCGTCCTTGTCGGAAGTGTCGACTTCCTCGACGCCGTTTTCGGCGAAATCCTCGGCCAGCGCTTCGCCGCTGTCGTCTTCGGCGTCATATTCGGCGCCGGGGGCGATGCCCTCGTCTTCCTCTTCGGCGCGCAGACGCTCTTCTTCTTCGGCGGCTTCCGCCTCCTCAGCGAGCAGCGCGTCGCGATCCGCCTTGGGGATCTGGTAATAATCTGGGTGGATTTCGCTGAAGGCGAGGAAGCCGTGGCGATTGCCGCCGAAGTCGACAAAAGCCGCCTGCAGCGAAGGTTCGACCCGGGTTACCTTGGCGAGATAGATATTGCCCTTGATCTGCTTGTGTTCGGCAGATTCAAAGTCGAATTCCTCAATCCGGTTGCCTTGCAGAACCGCCACCCGTGTTTCTTCTGGGTGGCGCGCATCGATGAGCATGCGCGTTGCCATTGAATAGTCTCCATGCGCCCGGCCTTGCCCGCGTAAGCGGGGGAAGGGGGCGCGCATATTGTGGGGAACCGGCCTGCCCGAAAGCGATGCCGGAAGGGATGATCGCGCCATGACCGCCAGCGGCGGCGGGCGCGAAGCTCGTGTCTGCAATGGCGAACGTGCGGAAGGTCGCCGCGTCTTGACCCGAAACGACACGCGAGCGCGAAGGGCGCTGCGGGCTTGTCGATCGGGAAAAACGTATCGTCACTGCATCAACCTGTCTTGATGCCGAGGGCGGGAGAGAAAGTGGTGCCCCGGCGCGGGAGGTGGGCAGTTGGGGCGCAGCGCGCCTTGATCCGACCTCTCCGACAACATCGCTAGCACTGTGGGGCAAACCCCGCAACTCTATTGCGTTTCCTGCGCGCAAGAACGTAAGCCGGTGAGGCAATGAGTTATCGCACCCTGTTGCTGATCATGCTGCTGGTTCCCGCGCTGGTGCTCGGAGGTGCGGCGGCGCTCGGCCTGACGATCCCGGTGCCGCACTGGGCGCGCGGCTATGTGGTGACGGTTCCGCTCGGCGCGGCGGCGGATGGGGCGGTGGATCTGCCGGAGATCGCCGGGCCCGATGATCCCGCCCGCCCGCTGGTGGTGATCGATGCCGGACACGGCGGGCGCGATCCGGGCGCGATCGGGACCGATGCCGAAGGGCGCAAGGTCAGCGAAAAGGACATCACGCTCGCCATCGCGCTGGCGCTGCGCGACGAGCTGCTCGAGGCGGGCGGCATCCGGGTGGCGCTGACCCGCGGCGACGACCGTATCCTGCCGCTCGCCCACCGGCCCGAGATCGCCCGCCTGCTGGACGCCGATCTGTTCATCTCGATCCACGCCGATTCCGCCGGGGAGCGCGACGATGTCAGCGGGGCTAGCATCTACACCCTGTCGAACGCGGCTTCGAGCGAGGCGGCGGCGCGCTTTGCCGCCCGCGAGAACGATGCCGACCGGTTGAACGGCATCGCGATCGAAGGCACCAGCGAGGCGGTGAGCGCGATCCTTGTCGAATTGTCGCAGCAACGCACCCAGGACAACGCGGCGGAATTTCAGGGCCTGATCCTGCGCGAAGGCAATGACCGGCTCGCCTTCCACGCCCAGCCGCGCCGCTCGGCCGCGCTCGCCGTGCTGCGCGCGCCCGACGTGCCTTCGGTGCTGTTCGAAAGCGGCTTCGTCACCAACCGCACTGATCGCGCGCGCCTGACCACGCCTGAGGGGCGGGCGCAATATGCCGGCGTGCTGGCGCGTGCGGTGCAGGTCTACTTCGCGCGGCGCAGCGATACCGGCGCCGATGCGAACTGAAGGACGCGGATTGTGTTCGCATTGCGGCTAGCCTTGAGCGTTCCCGGCGTGCTAGTTGGCGCGCGCTGATGACCGAACCGACTGTCTCCCCTGCCGCCGATGTTCCCGATGCGGATGGCGCCGCGCTCTCGCGCTGGGCCTATGTGCGTTACCGCATCAACCGCGACCTTGGCGGCGTGCTGGCATGGTTCGCCGCGCGCTGGCGGCAGAGCCGTCTGTTCAAGCTGGCGGCGATCGCATTCGGGGCATTTCTGGCGATCTGGATCGCGGTCTTCGTGTGGCTCGCCAGCGATCTGCCCGAGGCCGAGGCGCTGCTGACCTACGAGACCCCGCTGCCCACCGTGGTGCGCGGCTACGATGGCGAAATCGTCCACTCCTACGCGCGCGAGCGGCGGGTGCAGTTGCAATATGCCGACTTCCCCGAACTGCTGATCGAGGCCTATCTCTCGGCCGAGGACAAGACCTTCTTCAGCCACGGCGGGATCGACTATTTCGGCACGGCGGGCGCGGTGATCGATTACCTCAACCCGGCGCGCACCAAGCGCGCGGTGGGCGGGTCGACGATCACTCAGCAGGTTGCCAAGAACCTGCTGCTGGGCGACGAATATTCGGTGACGCGCAAGCTCAAGGAAATGATCCTTGCGGGCCGTATCGAAGGCGTGCTGACCAAGCAGGAAATCCTCGAGCTCTACCTCAACGAAATTCCGCTCGGGCGGCGTTCCTTCGGGGTGCAGGCGGCGGCACGGGCCTATTTCGACAAGGATGTCGACCAGCTCGAACTGCACGAGGCCGCCTTCCTCGCGATCCTGCCCAAGGCGCCCGAGCGCTATGGCCGCAAGGGGCAGGAAGCCGCGGCGCTCGAACGGCGCAATTTCGTGCTCGGCCAGATGGAGGAGAACGGCTTCATCACCGGCTCCGAGCGGCGCGCGGCGGCGGCGAAGCCCCTGGGCCTCGTCACCCAGCGGCGCGAGCGTTCCGTCGATGCAGGCTATTTCCTCGAGGAGGTGCGTCGCGAGCTGATCGAGCGCTTCGGCGAGACGGCGGAAAGCGGGCCCAATTCGGTCTACGCGGGCGGTTTGTGGGTGCGCACCAGCCTCGATCCCGCAATGCAGATCGCCGCGCGCGATGCGCTGCGCGAAGGGCTGCTGCGCTATCACGGCGGGCGTGCCTGGGCCGGGCCGATCGCGACGATCGATGTGGGCGAGGGCAATTGGGCGAGCCAGCTGCAATCCTCTCCGCTCGGCATCAATTACAAGGACTGGCGCGTCGGCGTGGTGACGCAGCGCAGTGGCCCGTCGGCGCGGATCGGCTTTGCCGATGGCAAGGAATATCCGCTGAGCGGTCTTCCCAATGCGCTCAAGGCGGGTGACGTGATCGCGGCGAGCCCTTCGGGCAATGGCTGGCAGGTGCGCACCATTCCCGAAGCGCAGGGCGCGCTGGTGGTGGAAGATGCGCAGATGGGCCGGGTGCTGGCGATGCAGGGCGGCTTCGACCACCGCCTGTCTGACTTCAACCGCGCGACGCAGGCGATGCGTCAGCCCGGATCGACCATCAAGCCCTTCGTCTATGCCGCCGGGCTCGACAGCGGCATGACCCCCTCGACCCAGATCGATAACAACCGCTTCTGCTATTATCAGGGCGCCAACCTCGGCGAAAAGTGCATCCGCGGCGGCACCGGCGGGCAGTTTCCGATGCGCTATGGGCTCGAGCAGTCGCAGAACATCATGACCGTCCAGATCGGCATGACGGCGGGGATGCCCAATGTCGTCAAGGAAATCGAGAAAATGGGGATCGGCAAGTTCCCGGCCTATCCCTCGACCGCGCTCGGGGCGGGGGAGACCACGCTGGTGAAGATGGTCGCGGCCTATTCGGCGCTCGCCAACCACGGCAAGCTCAACCCGGCGACCGTAATTGACTATGTGCAGGACCGCCGCGGCAAGGTGCTGTGGCGCGCCGATACCCGCGATTGCCGTGGCTGCAACATGGCCAAGTGGGATGGCAAGCCGATGCCGCGTCTGGGCGTCAAGGGCGCGCAGGCGATGGACGCGCGCACCGCCTTTCAGGTGATGCACATGCTGCGCGGCGCGGTCAGCCGGGGGACGGCGACGGTGCTCAACCCTCTCGGCCTGCCGCTGTTCGGCAAGACCGGCACCACCACCGGCCCCAAGGACGTGTGGTTCATCGGCGGCACGCAGCGCATGGTCGCCGGGGCTTACGTGGGCTTCGACCAGCCCCGCAACATGGGCGGCTATGCCTATGGCGGCACGATCTCCGCGCCGATCATCAAGAGCCTGATCGAAAAGACCAAGTCCAAATGGTCCGATCTGCCGCCGGTCGCGCCGCAGGGCGTGCAGATGGTGCGGGTCGACCGGCGCAGTGGCAAGCGCGTGTTCGATGGCTGGCCGACCGACGATCCCAAATCGGCGATCATCTGGGAGGCTTTCAAGCCCAACACCGAGCCCGATCGCTACACCCGGCAGGACGCCATCGCCGCCAAGCGCAACGAGATCATCGCGCTGATCCGCGCCGGTCGCAAGAATGCCGAAAGCGCGGTGGTGGACGAGCCGATCGACGAGCCGGTCGACTTCATCGACACCGGCGCGACCGACTGATCGCGGCGATGGGCTGGAACCGCAGGCAGGGCTGGCGGGTTGAACGCGGCATGACCCATCGCTTCCTCACCGCTCCGCTCGCCGCGCTCGCCCTAGCCGGGCTGGGCGCTGCCACCCTTTCGCTCACCGCGCCGACGGCGGCGCAGGCCGAATTGCCCAAGGGCACCAAGGCTCCTGCCTTTGCCACCACCGCTGCGCTGGCGGGTTCGGAATTCGGTTTCAACCTGACTTCTGCCCTGGCGAAGGGGCCGGTGGTGCTCTATTTCTATCCCAAGGCCTTCACCTCGGGCTGCACGCTCGAAGCCAATGCCTTCGCCGAGGCGATGCCGCAGTTCAAGGCGGCGGGGGCGAGCGTGATCGGCCTGTCGAACGACGACATCGCCACCCTCAAGCGCTTCAGCCGCGAGGAATGCCGCGATGCCTTCCCGGTGGGTGTGGCAAGCCCGAAGATCATCGCCGCCTATGACGTCGCGATGGGCAATTCAGGCCTTACCACCCGCACGTCCTATGTCATCGCGCAGGACGGAAGGATCGTTGCGGTGCATTCCAACGCGGATTATCGCGGCCATGTCGAAAAGACCCTTGCGGCGGTGCGCGCGCTGAAGAAGTAAGGCGGGGCTGCGCTTTACAAACGCGCCGCCGCCGCTAAGCGGTGCCGACTTTTCTGGCACGACTGAAGGATCGACCATGCGGGCCGAGGCCCAAGCCTATATCAACCGGATCGAAGCGGCGCTGGCGCTGGTGCGCCTGTCGCTCGACTGGGAGCGCGCGCTGCGCCGTCTCGACGAGCTGAATGCGCGGGTGCAGGACCCGAGCCTGTGGGACAATCCCAAACAGGCGCAGGCGATCAGCCGCGAGCAGAAGACGCTGGAGACCGCGGTCAACACGGTGCGCGAGATCGAAGCCGAAATGGCCGACGCGATCGAATTTATCGAGATGGGCGAGGCCGAGGGCGAGGACTCCATCGTCGAAGATGGCCTCGGGACCCTCTCCGCGCTCGCTGACCGCGCCGATGCCGACAAGGTGCAGGCGCTGCTTTCGGGCGAGGCCGACGGCAACGACACCTATCTCGAAATCCACGCCGGCGCGGGCGGCACCGAGAGCCAGGACTGGGCCGAGATGCTGTTCCGCATGTATGGCCGCTGGGCCGAACGGCGCGGCTTCAAGGTCGAGACGGTCGAATATCAGGCGGGCGAACAGGCCGGGATCAAGTCGGCGACGCTGCTGATCAAGGGCGACGGCGCCTATGGCTATGCCAAGACCGAAAGCGGCGTCCACCGGCTTGTCCGCATCAGCCCCTATGACAGCTCAGCCCGGCGCCACACCTCGTTCTCGAGCGTGTGGGTCTATCCGGTGATCGACGATTCCTTCGAGATCGACATCAACCCTGCCGATCTCAAGATCGACACCTACCGCGCGAGCGGCGCGGGCGGGCAGCACGTCAACACGACCGATTCCGCGGTGCGCATCACCCACCAGCCTTCTGGGATCGTGGTGGCGAGCCAGCAGGACCGCAGCCAGCACAAGAACCGCGAAATCGCGATGAATATGCTCAAGGCGCGGCTTTACGAAGCGGAAATGCGCGCGCGCGAGGAAGCGGCGAGTGCCGAGCATTCGGCCAAGAGCGACATTGGCTGGGGGCACCAGATCCGCTCCTACGTGTTGCAGCCCTACCAGATGGTCAAGGACTTGCGCACCGGCGTGGTGTCGACCTCGCCCGACGCGGTGCTCGACGGGGCGATCGACCCCTTCATCTCGGCCGCGCTTGCCCAGCGGGTGACGGGCGAGACGGTCGAGATCGAGGACGTGGAGTAACCGCGGATGCGGGTGCGCGCTCTTGCCTCCGGCTTTGCGCTGATGGCCGCGCTCGCGCTTGCGGGTTGCGACAACGTGGTGCCGATCGTGCCCGGCCCGAACGCGACCGAGGCGGTCTTCCCCAAGCCCGATCGTCCGATCGCCAAGGTCGTCTCCAACCAGTTCTCCAACGAGGACGCGCGTGACGAGCGCAACGAGGCCAAGGTGGTGATGGACCTCGCCAATATCCGCCCCGACATGACGGTGGCGGATATCGGCGCGGGCGAGGGGTATTACACCATTCGCCTTGCGGAGCGCGTCGGCAAGAACGGACGCGTCCTGGCGCAGGATATCGACGGCGAGGCGCTCAAGCGGCTGTTCCAGCGGGTCGAGAAGGAGCGGCTCGAAAACATCTCGATCAAGCCCGGCGTCGCCGACAATCCGCAGCTTCCCGACGACAGTTTCGACCGCATCTTCATGGTGCACATGTACCATGAAGTGAGCGATCCCTACGCCTTTCTCTGGAATATGTGGCCCGCGCTGAATGCCGGCGGGCAGATCATCGTGGTGGAAAGCGACAGCAGGGTCGGCACGCATGGCCTGCCGCACACGCTGTTGTTCTGCGAGTTCGAGGCGGTCGGCTATGTGCTGGCCGAGTATATCGAACGCCCTGACATCAAGGGCTATTTCGCGCGTTTCCAGCGCGGGGCCAAACGCACCGCGCCCGAAGCGATCAAGGTGTGCGACGCCGGGTAGCGAAACGGGTAGAACAGCAAGGCGTCTCAAGCGTTGCGGCGCGCGTATCTCGCATCTATGTGACAAAACCGAAATGCGCGCCACGGGACGGCGCGAAGGGGAGTTTTCATTGTTCAAGGGATTGAGCCCGATCATCTATGGCGGGCGTGAAGTCTGGCCGCTGGTCGAAGGCGGCAAGGGTGTTTCGGCGACCAATCATGCCAGTTCGGGCGCATGGGCGGCTGCGGGCGGTATCGGCACGGTCAGCGCGGTCAATGCCGACAGCTATGACGAGAACGGCAACCCCATCCCGCAGGTCTATCACGGCCGCACCCGCGAGGAGCGCCATCAGGAACTGATCCGCTACGCCATCGACGGCGCGACCACGCAGGTGAAGAAGGCCTACGAGATCGCGGGTGGCAAGGGCGCGATCAACATCAACGTGCTGTGGGAAATGGGCGGGGCGCAGGCCGTGCTCGAAGGCGTGCTGGAGAACACGCGCGGCATGGTCACCGGCGTTACCTGCGGCGCGGGGATGCCCTACAAGCTTGCCGAAATCGCGGCGCGCTTCAACGTCTGCTACCTGCCGATCGTCAGCTCCGGCCGCGCCTTCCGCGCGCTGTGGAAGCGCTCCTACCACAAGGTGCCCGATCTGATGGCGGCGGTGGTCTATGAAGACCCTTGGCTGGCGGGTGGGCACAACGGCCTTTCCAATGCTGAAGATCCCACGAAGCCTGAAGATCCCTATCCGCGGGTGAAGACCCTGCGCGATATGATGCGGATCGAGGGCGTGCCCGATTCCGTTCCCATCGTGATGGCGGGCGGGGTATGGTTCCTGCGCGAGTGGAACGACTGGATCGACAATCCCGAGCTCGGCACGATCGCCTTCCAGTTCGGCACGCGGCCGCTGCTCACGCAGGAAAGCCCGATCCCGCAGATTTGGAAGGACATGCTGCGCACGGTCGAACCGGGCGACGTGCTGCTCCACAAGTTCTCGCCCACCGGCTTCTATTCGAGCGCGGTGAAGACCCCGTTCCTCTACGACCTGATGCACCGCAGCGAGCGCCAGATTCCGTTCTTCAAGCGCGGGGAGGAAGAGGGCACCGTGCAGCTCGGCGAAGACGGCAAGGCGCGCAATTTCTGGGTGAAGCCCGAAGACAAGGCGCGCGCCGAAATGTGGATGCGCGCCGGGCATTCCGAACCGCTCAAGACCCCCGACAACACCATCGTCTTCGTCACACCGGACGCGCGCGACACGATCCGCAAAGACCAGCAGGACTGCATGGGCTGCCTGTCGCACTGCCAGTTTTCGAGCTGGAAGGATCACGACGACTACACCACCGGCCGCCTCGCCGACCCGCGCAGCTTCTGCATCCAGAAGACCCTGCAGGACATCGCCCACGGCGACGATCCCGACAACAACCTCGCCTTCGCGGGCCACGCCGCCTACCGCTTCAAGCAGGACCCGTTCTATTCGAACGGCTACACGCCGAGCGTGGGCGAACTGGTCGAGCGGATCTTGACGGGGGATTGAGGTCTGCGGCGGGGGCGACGGCTACCCGCCGCCACCGAACCGTTCAGCCGCGCGGCATGATCTGGCGT from Porphyrobacter sp. YT40 encodes:
- a CDS encoding methyltransferase domain-containing protein, encoding MRALASGFALMAALALAGCDNVVPIVPGPNATEAVFPKPDRPIAKVVSNQFSNEDARDERNEAKVVMDLANIRPDMTVADIGAGEGYYTIRLAERVGKNGRVLAQDIDGEALKRLFQRVEKERLENISIKPGVADNPQLPDDSFDRIFMVHMYHEVSDPYAFLWNMWPALNAGGQIIVVESDSRVGTHGLPHTLLFCEFEAVGYVLAEYIERPDIKGYFARFQRGAKRTAPEAIKVCDAG
- a CDS encoding nitronate monooxygenase — protein: MRATGRREGEFSLFKGLSPIIYGGREVWPLVEGGKGVSATNHASSGAWAAAGGIGTVSAVNADSYDENGNPIPQVYHGRTREERHQELIRYAIDGATTQVKKAYEIAGGKGAININVLWEMGGAQAVLEGVLENTRGMVTGVTCGAGMPYKLAEIAARFNVCYLPIVSSGRAFRALWKRSYHKVPDLMAAVVYEDPWLAGGHNGLSNAEDPTKPEDPYPRVKTLRDMMRIEGVPDSVPIVMAGGVWFLREWNDWIDNPELGTIAFQFGTRPLLTQESPIPQIWKDMLRTVEPGDVLLHKFSPTGFYSSAVKTPFLYDLMHRSERQIPFFKRGEEEGTVQLGEDGKARNFWVKPEDKARAEMWMRAGHSEPLKTPDNTIVFVTPDARDTIRKDQQDCMGCLSHCQFSSWKDHDDYTTGRLADPRSFCIQKTLQDIAHGDDPDNNLAFAGHAAYRFKQDPFYSNGYTPSVGELVERILTGD